A single window of [Clostridium] hylemonae DSM 15053 DNA harbors:
- the rfbD gene encoding dTDP-4-dehydrorhamnose reductase, whose amino-acid sequence MLKVWIVGAGGQLGTAINDVLDPLDAEVFNTDKEELDITHTDEVISFGEINRPDVIINCAAVTDTALCEEQPELAYRVNALGARNLSIVARKTGAKIVQLSTDDVFDGLSTTPYSEFDDTNPRTVYGRSKRAGENYVKEFTHKHFIVRSNWVYGKGDNFVNSVLEKAGSQKQLSVAADQFGSPTSARDLGRLILYLIGTNEYGTYHATCKGTCSRYEFAEEILKLADRNIELKPVPARESELASVRPAYAVLDNFILRIIDVYEMPDWRASLEEYMEEWKNKGGIG is encoded by the coding sequence ATGTTAAAAGTATGGATCGTAGGTGCGGGGGGACAGCTCGGAACTGCCATTAATGATGTACTGGATCCGCTTGACGCCGAAGTGTTCAACACAGATAAAGAAGAACTTGATATTACGCATACCGACGAGGTGATCAGTTTCGGTGAGATCAACCGGCCGGATGTGATCATAAACTGTGCGGCAGTCACGGACACAGCGCTCTGTGAGGAACAGCCGGAGCTTGCGTACAGAGTGAATGCGCTTGGAGCGAGGAACTTGAGTATTGTCGCCAGAAAGACAGGAGCCAAGATCGTCCAGCTATCCACTGATGATGTATTTGACGGTCTGAGCACTACGCCGTATTCCGAGTTTGATGACACGAATCCGCGCACTGTGTACGGGCGTTCCAAGAGAGCAGGAGAAAATTATGTGAAGGAATTTACCCACAAGCATTTTATCGTGCGCAGCAACTGGGTCTACGGAAAAGGAGACAATTTTGTGAACAGTGTGCTGGAAAAAGCCGGGAGCCAGAAACAGCTTTCCGTCGCGGCGGACCAGTTCGGTTCCCCTACAAGCGCGCGGGATCTTGGACGGCTTATCCTTTATCTGATCGGGACAAACGAATATGGAACGTATCACGCCACATGCAAAGGCACGTGCAGCCGGTACGAGTTTGCAGAGGAGATCCTGAAGCTGGCAGACCGGAACATCGAACTGAAGCCTGTGCCGGCAAGAGAGTCTGAACTGGCATCGGTGCGGCCGGCCTATGCGGTGCTGGACAACTTCATACTGAGGATCATCGATGTGTACGAGATGCCTGACTGGAGGGCATCCCTGGAGGAATACATGGAGGAATGGAAGAACAAAGGAGGAATCGGATAG
- a CDS encoding ATP-binding protein: protein MQPGKEDGGQIKQMDDYNNLFQSVMCGIVQYRLTNEKAVFKKANREAVRIFGYSHEEFWSVGEWAADVLIAEEDRAYILGLLRELRRPGDKISFEYRLLQKGGTPCWIIGSAELIVDVDGEEVIQSVYLDINERKNAEQRSRRLSEQLEASNEILHLALEHTTTCEIYYYPETKECIVPKRTCQIYHCRERYDDMPRSFAKEHVDEETRADFYEMYRRIQDGAHTASCEFKILEGGSWCRETMSVIQTGENGRPKLVIGIVENITKQKEMECALEEARSRDKLTGLYNKESGIRLVKEYLRTKKPGEHGVMMLFDMDDFKQINRTEGSIFANALLQEVADLLRSESRPDNIQIRLGGDEFMVFFKNSCKAEATVIGPRIADQVRSILVSTDKKIQISVSVGMCSTEVVDEYNALYRCAESTLKYVKENGKGQAACYLDTSNELGVFLTQLYTDSHPVNDINRETSRPDDDLVSFALDLLGKSKNLDDAVFLLLSRIGRTFQFDRVSIIEADRAYLSYRFSYQWARNRNDLQLGQDFYASEEDFDICANMYDEDGLADHNVREGISHIASCLHGGIWNYGEYVGSMSFEIDVEDYEWTQEQRKLLKELVKIVPSFIMKSKADAVSRAKTDFLSRMSHEIRTPMNAISGMTTIAKSVLDDRKKTMDCLNKIESANAYLLSLINDILDMSRIESGKMELNYEPVDLVQLMQKLEYLFKAQAEEKHLELIFVNEYSGGRRLNADSLRLNQVLVNIIGNALKFTGQGRITVRVEELEASPMAVLRFSVADTGIGIEPEALSRVFNAFEQADPATAARNGGTGLGLAISSRLVQMMGGTLEADSKVGEGSEFFFTLHLGYAEEEEEETDTQPEMEAHPADFTGRRILLAEDNELNREIAQSILEMHGFDVTCAPNGREALECFCRSETGTFDAILMDIRMPVMDGLEAARRIRTSGRPDARTVPVIALTANAFDEDTRKSIASGMDGHLSKPLQVEQMLVTLNACIKKNR from the coding sequence ATGCAGCCAGGCAAAGAGGACGGCGGCCAGATAAAACAGATGGACGATTACAACAATCTGTTTCAGTCTGTCATGTGTGGTATTGTACAGTACCGGCTGACGAACGAGAAGGCTGTTTTTAAAAAGGCCAACAGGGAGGCAGTACGCATATTCGGGTATTCTCATGAAGAGTTCTGGTCTGTCGGGGAATGGGCGGCGGACGTCCTGATAGCGGAGGAAGACCGTGCGTACATTCTGGGGCTTCTCAGAGAGCTTCGCAGGCCGGGAGATAAGATCAGCTTTGAATACCGTCTGCTCCAAAAGGGCGGCACGCCCTGCTGGATCATCGGAAGCGCGGAACTGATCGTGGATGTGGACGGTGAAGAGGTCATCCAGAGCGTGTACCTGGATATCAACGAAAGAAAAAATGCCGAGCAGCGCAGCAGACGGCTGTCCGAACAGCTGGAGGCGAGCAATGAGATCCTACATCTGGCGCTGGAGCATACGACTACTTGTGAAATCTATTATTACCCGGAGACAAAAGAATGTATCGTGCCGAAACGTACGTGCCAAATCTATCACTGCCGGGAGCGGTACGATGATATGCCGCGCAGTTTTGCAAAGGAGCATGTGGACGAAGAGACGAGGGCGGACTTCTACGAGATGTACAGGCGGATCCAGGACGGCGCGCACACGGCTTCCTGTGAGTTTAAGATACTGGAGGGAGGCTCCTGGTGCAGAGAGACAATGTCTGTCATACAGACCGGCGAAAATGGGCGGCCCAAACTTGTGATCGGTATCGTAGAGAATATTACGAAGCAGAAAGAGATGGAATGCGCCCTGGAAGAAGCGCGCTCCCGGGACAAACTGACAGGACTTTATAACAAAGAAAGCGGCATCCGGCTTGTGAAGGAATATCTAAGGACGAAGAAACCGGGCGAACATGGCGTCATGATGCTGTTTGACATGGATGATTTCAAGCAGATCAACAGGACGGAGGGCAGTATTTTTGCCAATGCGCTTCTTCAGGAGGTGGCGGATCTTCTGCGGTCGGAGAGCAGACCGGACAATATTCAGATCCGCCTCGGCGGCGATGAATTCATGGTGTTCTTTAAAAACAGCTGCAAAGCGGAGGCTACAGTCATCGGGCCCCGTATTGCCGATCAGGTGCGCAGTATCCTTGTAAGTACGGACAAGAAGATTCAAATATCCGTCAGTGTCGGCATGTGCAGCACGGAGGTGGTGGATGAATATAACGCCCTGTACCGCTGCGCCGAGAGTACGTTAAAATACGTGAAGGAAAACGGGAAAGGACAGGCCGCCTGCTATCTGGATACTTCCAATGAACTTGGCGTTTTTTTGACGCAGCTCTATACAGACAGTCATCCGGTCAATGACATTAACCGGGAGACTTCCCGGCCGGACGATGACCTTGTGTCTTTTGCCCTTGATCTGCTGGGAAAATCCAAAAATCTGGACGACGCAGTGTTTCTGCTCCTGTCACGGATCGGAAGGACATTTCAGTTTGACCGGGTATCTATCATCGAGGCGGACCGGGCGTATCTTAGCTACCGGTTTTCCTATCAGTGGGCCAGAAACCGGAATGATCTGCAGCTTGGACAAGACTTTTATGCCTCTGAAGAGGATTTTGATATCTGTGCCAATATGTATGACGAGGATGGCCTGGCAGATCATAATGTCAGAGAAGGAATTTCCCATATTGCGTCCTGCCTCCACGGAGGGATCTGGAATTACGGGGAATACGTCGGTTCTATGAGCTTTGAGATAGATGTAGAAGATTATGAGTGGACGCAGGAGCAGCGGAAACTTTTAAAAGAGCTGGTCAAGATCGTTCCTTCCTTTATCATGAAATCAAAAGCAGATGCGGTGAGCCGTGCGAAGACAGACTTTCTTTCACGGATGAGCCATGAGATACGCACTCCGATGAATGCCATCAGCGGCATGACAACGATAGCCAAAAGTGTCCTGGACGACAGGAAAAAAACTATGGACTGCCTGAATAAGATCGAATCCGCCAATGCCTATCTATTAAGCCTTATCAATGACATACTGGACATGTCCCGCATTGAGAGCGGAAAGATGGAACTTAATTATGAGCCTGTGGATCTAGTGCAGCTGATGCAGAAACTGGAATATTTATTCAAAGCCCAGGCGGAGGAAAAGCATCTGGAACTGATTTTTGTCAATGAATACAGCGGAGGCAGACGCCTCAACGCTGACAGTCTCCGGTTAAATCAGGTGCTGGTCAATATCATCGGAAATGCTCTGAAATTTACCGGACAGGGACGCATCACGGTTCGGGTGGAAGAACTGGAGGCATCCCCCATGGCAGTGCTGCGGTTTTCTGTTGCCGATACAGGTATCGGTATCGAGCCGGAGGCGTTGTCACGTGTGTTCAATGCTTTTGAACAGGCAGACCCCGCGACAGCGGCCCGAAACGGGGGGACCGGCCTTGGACTTGCGATCTCAAGCCGCCTCGTACAGATGATGGGTGGAACACTGGAAGCGGACAGCAAAGTGGGAGAGGGTTCGGAATTCTTCTTTACACTGCATCTTGGATACGCGGAGGAAGAAGAGGAAGAAACAGATACACAGCCGGAAATGGAGGCGCATCCGGCAGACTTCACCGGCCGGCGTATTCTGCTGGCAGAAGACAACGAACTGAACAGAGAGATCGCGCAGTCCATCCTGGAAATGCATGGTTTTGACGTGACATGCGCCCCTAACGGCCGTGAAGCGCTGGAGTGCTTCTGCCGGAGTGAAACAGGCACATTTGATGCCATTCTCATGGATATCCGCATGCCGGTCATGGACGGCCTGGAAGCCGCCAGGCGCATCCGAACCTCAGGAAGGCCGGATGCCCGTACAGTTCCCGTCATTGCGCTCACTGCCAATGCATTTGACGAAGACACAAGGAAATCTATTGCAAGCGGGATGGACGGACATCTGTCCAAACCGCTTCAGGTAGAACAGATGCTGGTTACGCTGAATGCATGTATAAAAAAGAACAGATAA
- a CDS encoding dicarboxylate/amino acid:cation symporter, producing the protein MGNSKIEAKKKLGLTTKIFIALLAGAVCGIILCYAVPAGSVRDDIIVNGVLHVIGQGFIRLMKMLVVPLVFCSLVCGSMSIGDTKKLGTVGVRTLVFYLCTTALAITVALSVGNIINPGRGLDMSKIQSGAADVGSTEAVSLTDTLLNIIPDNPINSLANGSMLQIIVFALIVGVILAKLGERTETVSNFFSQFNDIMMEMTMMVMNLAPVGVFCLIAKTFAGIGFSAFVPLGKYMLGVLIALAVQCFVVYLGLLKLFTGLNPLKFIKNFFPVMAFAFSTATSNATIPLSIDTLAKKMGVSKRISSFTIPLGATINMDGTAIMQGVAVVFAAQAFGIQLDIVDYITVIGTATLASIGTAGVPSVGLVTLTMVFNSVGLPVEAIGLIMGIDRILDMTRTAVNITGDAVCTTIVAHQNKALDRDVFSRTAGAGH; encoded by the coding sequence ATGGGAAACAGCAAAATAGAGGCAAAGAAAAAATTAGGACTTACGACAAAGATCTTTATAGCATTGCTCGCAGGGGCTGTCTGCGGCATTATTCTATGCTACGCAGTGCCTGCCGGCTCTGTGAGAGATGATATTATCGTAAACGGCGTTCTGCACGTCATCGGACAAGGATTTATCCGCCTGATGAAGATGCTCGTCGTACCGCTCGTGTTCTGTTCCCTCGTATGCGGCAGTATGTCCATAGGCGATACGAAAAAGCTCGGCACTGTGGGCGTGCGCACACTCGTCTTCTATCTCTGTACGACAGCGCTTGCCATAACTGTGGCCTTGTCCGTAGGAAATATTATCAATCCGGGACGGGGACTGGACATGTCCAAAATACAGTCGGGCGCCGCAGATGTGGGAAGCACGGAAGCAGTGTCTCTGACCGATACGCTGCTCAATATCATTCCGGACAACCCGATCAACTCTCTTGCAAACGGCAGTATGCTCCAGATCATCGTATTTGCCCTTATTGTCGGCGTCATACTTGCAAAGCTCGGAGAGCGGACCGAGACGGTAAGCAATTTCTTCAGTCAGTTCAATGATATTATGATGGAAATGACAATGATGGTCATGAATCTGGCGCCGGTCGGTGTGTTCTGTCTGATCGCCAAGACCTTTGCTGGAATTGGGTTCTCCGCTTTCGTCCCGCTTGGGAAATACATGCTCGGCGTACTGATCGCCCTGGCTGTCCAGTGCTTTGTCGTTTATCTGGGGCTTTTAAAGCTGTTCACGGGACTGAATCCGCTGAAATTCATCAAAAACTTTTTCCCGGTCATGGCATTTGCATTCTCTACAGCCACCTCAAATGCAACGATACCTCTGTCAATTGACACACTTGCGAAAAAGATGGGAGTATCGAAAAGGATCTCGTCGTTCACCATACCGCTCGGGGCTACGATCAACATGGACGGAACGGCTATCATGCAGGGAGTCGCGGTTGTATTTGCCGCCCAGGCGTTTGGGATACAGCTTGATATCGTAGATTACATTACCGTCATCGGGACGGCCACACTGGCCTCTATCGGAACAGCGGGCGTTCCAAGTGTCGGGCTTGTCACGCTGACCATGGTGTTTAATTCCGTAGGACTTCCGGTGGAGGCCATCGGACTGATCATGGGCATTGACAGAATACTGGATATGACAAGGACCGCAGTCAATATTACGGGGGATGCTGTCTGCACGACGATCGTGGCACACCAGAACAAAGCGCTGGACAGGGATGTATTCAGCCGGACAGCCGGTGCAGGTCATTGA